In Labrus bergylta chromosome 1, fLabBer1.1, whole genome shotgun sequence, one genomic interval encodes:
- the gcgrb gene encoding glucagon receptor yields MSQVCLLLALLMLCSCTKVSFANSLELVKEHWSSYKNQCLDNINTTPPATGLVCNRTFDLYACWPDGLPGTTVNVSCPWFLPWYRKVQQGLIYRVCNEDGQWARKNTSECEDDPGEQQYGRILSQLRIMYTVGYSLSLGALLLALAILISFRKLHCMRNNIHMNLFASFILRAVSILVKDALLTLTLDPTASGDTRTQALVNIPAVTWCRGAMVMMQYSVMANNYWLLVEGIYLHSLLVITVFSERKYFYIYLAIGWGAPLIFVLPWITVKYLYENEECWERNINMGYWWIIRSPILFAYLINFFIFIRIIKILMSKLRAHQMRYTDYKFRLAKSTLTLIPLLGIHAILFTFVIDESVPKGSMLRLIRLFCDLLFNSFQGLLVAILYCFVNKEVQSEMLKKWKRWKLGKDIDEEYRHTHSHTPHVKSGSIATANLADLHDNNGSEPSGDSPRLHKAERGQPCSTALEENRRLVVSFSNGTGKGGLRKSRHTLQFCFLPHRGATTHISTATEDMCLEERTQCCRNPLNKEETNV; encoded by the exons ATGTCCCAGGTGTGTCTCCTCTTGGCCCTGCTTATGCTCTGTAGCTGCACAAAG gtctcCTTTGCCAACTCCCTGGAGCTTGTGAAGGAGCACTGGAGCAGCTACAAAAACCAGTGTCTGGATAACATCAACACCACGCCCCCCGCCACAG GGCTGGTGTGTAACCGGACCTTTGACTTGTACGCCTGCTGGCCTGATGGACTCCCAGGAACCACAGTCAACGTCTCTTGCCCATGGTTCCTGCCATGGTACCGTAAAG ttCAACAGGGTCTGATCTACAGAGTCTGCAATGAAGATGGCCAATGGGCTCGAAAGAATACCAGCGAATGTGAGGACGACCCGGGTGAg CAGCAGTACGGCCGCATCCTCAGTCAGTTACGCATCATGTACACAGTGGGCTACTCGCTCTCCCTGGGTGCTCTTCTACTGGCCCTGGCCATCCTCATCTCTTTCAG GAAGCTCCACTGTATGAGAAACAACATCCACATGAACCTGTTCGCCTCGTTCATCCTAAGAGCCGTGTCCATCCTGGTCAAAGACGCCCTGCTGACCCTCACACTGGACCCCACCGCCAGCGGTGACACCCGGACACAAGCTCTGGTGAACATACCG gctGTGACATGGTGTCGAGGTGCCATGGTGATGATGCAGTACAGCGTGATGGCCAACAACTACTGGCTGCTGGTGGAGGGCATCTACCTGCACAGCCTGCTGGTCATCACCGTGTTCAGCGAGAGGAAGTACTTCTACATTTACCTCGCCATTGGCTGGG GTGCACCACTCATATTCGTGTTGCCGTGGATCACAGTGAAATATCTGTATGAGAATGAAGA gtgCTGGGAGAGGAACATTAACATGGGGTACTGGTGGATCATTCGTTCTCCCATACTGTTTGCTTATCTG ATAAACTTCTTCATTTTCATCCGGATTATCAAAATCCTCATGTCTAAACTCAGAGCTCATCAGATGAGATACACTGACTACAAGTTCAG ATTAGCAAAGTCCACTCTGACCCTCATCCCTCTGCTTGGGATTCATGCCATCCTCTTCACCTTCGTCATTGACGAGTCCGTCCCCAAAGGTTCCATGCTGCGGCTCATTCGTCTCTTCTGTGACCTGCTGTTCAACTCCTTCCAG GGCCTGCTGGTTGCCATCCTGTACTGCTTTGTCAACAAAGAG GTGCAGTCGGAGATGCTGAAAAAGTGGAAGAGGTGGAAGCTGGGTAAGGACATTGATGAGGAGTACCGCCACACCCACAGCCACACGCCGCACGTCAAGAGCGGCAGCATCGCCACTGCCAATCTAGCGGATCTCCATGACAACAATGGCAGCGAGCCCAGCGGTGACTCACCTCGCCTCCACAAAGCAGAGCGAGGCCAGCCCTGCTCCACCGCGCTCGAGGAGAACCGGCGGCTAGTCGTCTCCTTTAGCAACGGGACAGGGAAAGGAGGACTCAGGAAGAGCAGACACACCCTGCAGTTCTGTTTCCTGCCACACAGAGGCGCCACCACTCATATCAGCACTGCAACGGAGGACATGTGTCTCGAAGAGAGAACACAGTGCTGCAGAAACCCTTTGAACAAAGAGGAGACTAATGTGTAA